One window of the Candidatus Microbacterium colombiense genome contains the following:
- a CDS encoding tyrosine-type recombinase/integrase, giving the protein MQLTSASEVFLDHLSHVRRLSPATIKAYRSDLRDLAASAGDMPIDVVDLEVLREWLWKATQRGDARSTMARRAAAARSFFSWAQEEELIPHDPSLRLIAPKRGHSLPTVASHDAMSTLLDGQRAAAAEGEPIAMRDHAILEILYGSGIRVSELCGLDIDDIDLDRRTARVLGKGAKERVVPFGSPAGDAIGAYLRRARPVLSARAAASSPALLLGARGARVGPRTVYALVARVLSPIVGADTVGPHALRHTAATHLLDGGADLRAVQEILGHASLGTTQIYTHVSSERLTATYRLAHPRA; this is encoded by the coding sequence ATGCAGCTGACGTCCGCATCCGAGGTGTTCCTGGACCACCTCTCGCACGTGCGACGTCTCTCACCTGCGACCATCAAGGCGTATCGCTCCGACCTTCGTGACCTGGCGGCGTCCGCTGGCGACATGCCGATCGATGTGGTCGACCTGGAAGTGCTCCGAGAGTGGCTGTGGAAGGCGACACAGCGCGGTGACGCGCGATCCACGATGGCGCGGCGCGCGGCGGCGGCACGCTCGTTCTTCAGCTGGGCGCAGGAGGAAGAGCTGATCCCGCACGACCCGAGTCTGCGACTGATCGCTCCGAAGCGGGGGCATTCGCTGCCCACGGTCGCCTCTCATGACGCGATGTCGACGCTGCTCGACGGTCAACGGGCGGCAGCCGCAGAGGGCGAACCGATCGCGATGCGCGATCACGCGATCCTCGAGATCCTCTACGGCAGCGGCATCCGGGTGTCAGAGCTCTGCGGGCTGGACATCGACGACATCGACCTCGATCGGCGCACCGCGCGTGTACTCGGGAAGGGCGCGAAGGAGCGGGTGGTGCCCTTCGGGTCCCCTGCCGGCGATGCGATCGGCGCCTACCTGCGGCGCGCGCGACCGGTGCTCTCCGCGCGTGCTGCCGCCTCGTCACCCGCGCTGTTGCTGGGAGCGCGGGGCGCGAGAGTCGGACCCCGCACCGTCTACGCGCTGGTCGCACGCGTGCTCTCGCCGATCGTCGGCGCTGACACGGTGGGTCCGCACGCCCTGCGGCACACAGCAGCGACCCACCTGCTCGACGGTGGTGCGGATCTTCGCGCGGTGCAGGAGATCCTCGGCCACGCGAGCCTCGGCACGACACAGATCTACACGCACGTGTCCTCCGAGCGGCTCACAGCGACGTATCGATTGGCGCATCCGCGGGCCTGA
- a CDS encoding M23 family metallopeptidase: MPYRAPAHEYGAGHRGIDITAATGAPVSAPASGVVAFRGTVVDRPLITIEHPGGFVSTLEPVTSSLDPGAVVSAGQPIGTVATGGHAPTDAVHLGVRQAGVYIDPMLMFGPVQRAVLLPCCDAR; this comes from the coding sequence GTGCCCTACCGGGCGCCTGCACACGAGTACGGCGCCGGGCACCGCGGTATCGACATCACGGCAGCAACGGGGGCGCCGGTGAGCGCTCCCGCCTCGGGAGTGGTCGCCTTCCGCGGTACGGTGGTCGATCGTCCGCTCATCACGATCGAACACCCCGGAGGCTTCGTCTCGACGCTCGAGCCGGTCACGTCCTCACTCGACCCCGGCGCGGTGGTGAGTGCAGGCCAGCCGATCGGAACCGTCGCGACCGGCGGGCACGCGCCGACCGACGCCGTGCATCTCGGCGTGCGTCAGGCCGGGGTCTACATCGATCCGATGCTGATGTTCGGTCCGGTGCAGAGAGCAGTGCTACTGCCCTGCTGCGATGCCCGCTGA
- the rpsB gene encoding 30S ribosomal protein S2 yields the protein MAVVTIRQLLDSGVHFGHQTRRWNPKVKRFILTERSGIHIIDLQQSLGYIDKAYDFVKETVAHGGTILFVGTKKQAQEILAEQATRVGQPFVNQRWLGGLLTNFQTISKRLARMKELEELDYETPANSGFTKKELLLKKRELDKLHKSLGGIRNLTKTPSAIWVVDAKREHLAIDEAKKLGIPVIGILDTNADPDDFQYPIPGNDDAIRSVSLLTRIIADAAAEGLQQKHNPETGDAEPLADWERELLEAPAEEAAVETEAAAEVVEAPAADAEVEAPAADAEVEAPAAEADAK from the coding sequence ATGGCTGTGGTCACCATCCGCCAGCTGCTCGACAGCGGCGTTCACTTCGGACACCAGACGCGTCGGTGGAACCCGAAGGTCAAGCGCTTCATCCTGACGGAGCGCAGCGGCATCCACATCATCGACCTCCAGCAGTCGCTCGGCTACATCGACAAGGCCTACGACTTCGTCAAGGAGACCGTTGCCCACGGCGGCACGATCCTCTTCGTCGGCACGAAGAAGCAGGCGCAGGAGATCCTCGCCGAGCAGGCGACCCGCGTGGGCCAGCCCTTCGTCAACCAGCGCTGGCTCGGTGGACTCCTCACCAACTTCCAGACGATCTCCAAGCGTCTCGCACGCATGAAGGAGCTCGAGGAGCTCGACTACGAGACTCCGGCGAACAGCGGCTTCACGAAGAAGGAGCTGCTTCTCAAGAAGCGCGAGCTCGACAAGCTGCACAAGTCCCTCGGTGGTATCCGCAACCTCACCAAGACGCCTTCGGCCATCTGGGTCGTCGACGCCAAGCGCGAGCACCTCGCGATCGATGAGGCCAAGAAGCTCGGTATCCCCGTGATCGGCATCCTCGACACGAACGCCGACCCGGACGACTTCCAGTACCCGATCCCCGGCAACGACGACGCGATCCGCTCCGTCTCGCTGCTGACGCGCATCATCGCCGACGCCGCTGCCGAGGGCCTGCAGCAGAAGCACAACCCCGAGACGGGCGACGCTGAGCCGCTCGCCGACTGGGAGCGCGAGCTGCTCGAGGCTCCGGCCGAGGAGGCCGCTGTCGAGACCGAAGCTGCCGCCGAGGTCGTCGAGGCACCTGCTGCCGACGCTGAGGTCGAGGCACCTGCTGCCGACGCCGAGGTCGAGGCACCCGCTGCCGAGGCTGACGCCAAGTAA
- the tsf gene encoding translation elongation factor Ts, whose product MANFTIADLKALREQLGTGMVDTKKALEEADGDVEKATEILRLKGAKGNAKRADRSTSEGLIVAREQDGAVTLIELACETDFVAKNERFITLAEKVADAVAAVKAESVEAGLAAQAGDKTVEQVISEEAAIIGEKVELRRVRTISGDKVEVYLHRTSKDLPPQIGVVVAYSGDDAETARSIAQHISFANPSYLAREDVPADAVEKEREIVTEISRNEGKPEAALPKIVEGRVSAFIKQVALLEQDYAKDNKLSVAQVAKDAGITVTDFARFKVGA is encoded by the coding sequence ATGGCCAACTTCACCATCGCCGACCTCAAGGCGCTGCGCGAGCAGCTCGGCACGGGAATGGTCGACACCAAGAAGGCGCTCGAGGAGGCCGACGGAGACGTCGAGAAGGCCACCGAGATCCTGCGCCTGAAGGGTGCCAAGGGCAACGCGAAGCGCGCCGACCGTTCCACCAGCGAGGGCCTCATCGTCGCTCGCGAGCAGGACGGTGCCGTGACGCTCATCGAGCTCGCCTGCGAGACCGATTTCGTCGCGAAGAACGAGCGCTTCATCACGCTCGCCGAGAAGGTCGCCGACGCCGTCGCCGCCGTGAAGGCGGAGTCGGTCGAGGCCGGTCTCGCCGCCCAGGCGGGCGACAAGACCGTCGAGCAGGTCATCTCCGAGGAAGCCGCGATCATCGGCGAGAAGGTCGAACTGCGTCGCGTGCGCACGATCTCGGGCGACAAGGTCGAGGTCTACCTGCACCGTACGAGCAAGGACCTGCCGCCGCAGATCGGTGTGGTCGTCGCCTACTCGGGTGACGACGCCGAGACTGCGCGCAGCATCGCCCAGCACATCTCGTTCGCCAACCCGTCGTACCTCGCCCGTGAGGACGTTCCGGCAGACGCCGTCGAGAAGGAGCGCGAGATCGTCACCGAGATCTCCCGCAACGAGGGCAAGCCGGAGGCGGCACTGCCCAAGATCGTCGAGGGTCGCGTGTCCGCGTTCATCAAGCAGGTCGCACTGCTGGAGCAGGACTACGCAAAGGACAACAAGCTCTCTGTCGCCCAGGTGGCGAAGGACGCCGGTATCACCGTGACGGACTTCGCGCGCTTCAAGGTCGGCGCGTAG
- the pyrH gene encoding UMP kinase, whose product MTERTGRRRVLLKLSGEAFGAGQLGVNPDVVGQIARDIAAAVDRVEVAIVVGGGNFFRGAELSQRGMDRGRADYMGMLGTVMNALALQDFLEQAGAATRVQSAIAMTQVAEPYIPRRAERHMEKGRVVIFGAGAGLPYFSTDTVAAQRALEIGAQEVLVAKNGVDAIYTADPNKHADAERIEQVTYRDALQRGLKVVDSTAFSLCMDNNMDMRVFGMEPAGNVTRALLGEPIGTLVTA is encoded by the coding sequence ATGACTGAACGCACAGGACGCCGCCGCGTCCTTCTCAAGCTCTCCGGGGAAGCCTTCGGAGCCGGCCAGTTGGGCGTGAATCCGGACGTCGTCGGTCAGATCGCTCGCGACATCGCCGCTGCCGTCGATCGTGTCGAGGTCGCCATCGTCGTGGGCGGGGGGAACTTCTTCCGCGGCGCGGAACTGAGCCAACGCGGCATGGACCGTGGACGCGCCGACTACATGGGCATGCTGGGAACAGTCATGAACGCGCTTGCTCTGCAGGACTTCCTCGAGCAGGCAGGAGCCGCGACGCGCGTGCAGTCCGCCATCGCGATGACCCAGGTTGCTGAGCCCTACATCCCGCGTCGCGCCGAGCGTCACATGGAGAAGGGCCGCGTCGTCATCTTCGGCGCCGGCGCCGGTCTCCCGTACTTCTCCACCGACACCGTCGCCGCGCAGCGTGCGCTCGAGATCGGTGCGCAGGAGGTTCTCGTCGCCAAGAACGGCGTGGACGCCATCTACACCGCGGACCCCAACAAGCATGCGGATGCTGAGCGGATCGAGCAGGTCACCTACCGCGACGCACTTCAGCGTGGGCTCAAGGTCGTCGACTCGACGGCGTTCAGCCTGTGCATGGACAACAACATGGATATGCGGGTCTTCGGTATGGAGCCGGCGGGCAACGTCACCCGTGCGTTGCTCGGCGAGCCAATCGGAACCCTCGTCACCGCCTGA
- the frr gene encoding ribosome recycling factor, translating to MIADVLAETTSRMTRAVEAAKEDFSTVRTGRANPQMFQKVLVDYYGTPTPLAQLASLANQEARTLIITPYDKSALKAIEQAVRDMPNLGANPTNDGNLIRVSMPELTAERRKEYVKLVKSKAEDAKVHVRGIRRKGKDELDALKSELGEDEIARGEKELDALTRQHVDLIDDALKRKEAELLEV from the coding sequence GTGATCGCGGACGTCCTCGCTGAAACCACCTCCCGTATGACCAGGGCGGTCGAGGCTGCCAAGGAGGACTTCTCCACGGTGCGCACCGGTCGTGCGAACCCTCAGATGTTCCAGAAGGTTCTGGTGGACTACTACGGCACGCCAACGCCGCTTGCGCAGCTGGCTTCGCTGGCCAACCAGGAAGCACGCACGCTGATCATCACGCCGTACGACAAGTCGGCGCTGAAGGCGATCGAACAGGCCGTGCGCGACATGCCGAACCTCGGGGCGAACCCCACGAACGATGGCAACCTCATCCGGGTCTCGATGCCTGAGCTGACAGCTGAGCGTCGCAAGGAGTACGTCAAGCTCGTCAAGTCCAAGGCGGAGGACGCCAAGGTTCATGTCCGCGGCATCCGTCGCAAGGGCAAGGACGAGTTGGACGCGCTGAAGAGCGAGCTCGGCGAAGATGAGATCGCTCGCGGTGAGAAGGAGCTGGACGCTCTCACCCGTCAGCACGTCGATCTCATCGACGACGCGCTCAAGCGCAAAGAGGCAGAACTCCTCGAGGTGTAA
- a CDS encoding phosphatidate cytidylyltransferase, with the protein MSDDTREDAEGTPPRREARDAAVPDAGVPLADAAFPGFDASSVPPRPPLPVEGAVPGAIDVVTTEQLDTADHNAIREQWRAARDELGTHVSHARDQIDQANERIKQRTGRDLVLAIVIGLAFGAALLASLLFIKALFVPFALAAALLGVYELSRALRSAGRRIDVVPQLIAAAILVLSAYFAEIWLCWIVLFVAVAFVIVWRLIAQMISKDGRTYGDVLSDAVVGGFVQIYVPFLAGVALILLKQEGGQWWVLSFVAIAVAADTGAYAAGLAFGRHPMAPKISPKKTWEGFAGGVAASLIVGVLLALFLLELPWWAGLIFGAAILLSATLGDLGESMLKRDIGIKDMSSWLPGHGGLLDRLDSILPSTVPALCLYFLLSPWMVL; encoded by the coding sequence ATGTCCGACGACACGCGTGAGGATGCAGAAGGGACGCCACCGCGCCGCGAGGCGCGGGATGCGGCGGTCCCTGATGCCGGCGTCCCTCTCGCAGATGCGGCGTTCCCGGGGTTCGACGCATCGAGCGTTCCGCCTCGTCCGCCACTCCCTGTCGAAGGGGCTGTGCCCGGGGCGATCGATGTCGTGACCACCGAACAGTTGGACACCGCGGATCACAACGCGATCCGCGAACAGTGGCGAGCGGCCCGTGACGAGTTGGGAACGCACGTCTCCCACGCGCGTGACCAGATCGACCAAGCCAACGAGCGGATCAAACAGCGCACGGGGCGGGATCTCGTCCTTGCCATCGTGATCGGCCTCGCCTTCGGAGCAGCCCTCCTCGCGTCCTTGCTGTTCATAAAGGCGTTGTTCGTGCCGTTCGCTCTCGCGGCCGCCTTGCTGGGCGTCTACGAACTTTCTCGCGCATTGCGCTCAGCGGGACGACGCATCGATGTCGTCCCGCAACTGATCGCCGCGGCGATCCTCGTGTTGTCGGCATACTTCGCGGAGATCTGGCTCTGTTGGATCGTGCTGTTCGTGGCGGTGGCCTTCGTCATCGTCTGGCGCCTGATCGCTCAGATGATCTCGAAGGACGGCCGTACGTACGGCGACGTCCTCAGCGATGCCGTCGTCGGCGGTTTCGTGCAGATCTACGTGCCCTTCCTGGCTGGCGTCGCTCTCATCCTGCTCAAGCAGGAGGGAGGCCAGTGGTGGGTGCTGAGTTTCGTGGCGATCGCCGTCGCGGCTGACACCGGAGCGTATGCAGCGGGGCTCGCTTTCGGGCGACACCCGATGGCGCCGAAGATCAGCCCGAAGAAGACCTGGGAGGGCTTCGCCGGGGGAGTGGCCGCCTCATTGATCGTGGGCGTACTCCTGGCGCTCTTCCTCCTCGAGCTGCCGTGGTGGGCCGGTCTCATCTTCGGTGCCGCCATCCTTCTGTCGGCCACGCTCGGCGATCTCGGTGAGTCGATGCTCAAGCGCGACATCGGTATCAAGGACATGAGCTCCTGGTTGCCTGGACACGGCGGACTGCTCGATCGACTCGACAGCATCCTCCCGTCCACGGTGCCCGCTCTCTGCCTCTACTTCCTTCTCTCCCCTTGGATGGTCCTGTGA
- a CDS encoding DivIVA domain-containing protein translates to MTNDSTPLEASVEEAPPAFVLTTGRTLGYHRSAVDAFLASARREFEVGGDQLDAADVRTASFPLVRGGYLVADVDAALGRVEDAFAARERERVVRSQGAGAWVERAREDAQVILDHLARPARHRFARTGVLTFGYRVDEVDHVSARIVRYLRDGEALTVEQLRSAAFRMQRGGYREEQVDALLDATIDVILAVR, encoded by the coding sequence GTGACGAACGACAGCACTCCGCTCGAAGCGAGCGTGGAGGAGGCCCCGCCGGCATTCGTCCTGACGACCGGGCGCACTCTGGGTTACCACCGTTCCGCTGTGGATGCCTTCCTCGCCTCGGCACGCCGGGAGTTCGAGGTGGGCGGCGACCAGCTCGATGCCGCCGATGTGCGCACGGCGTCGTTCCCTCTGGTGCGGGGCGGTTACCTCGTGGCGGATGTCGACGCCGCGCTCGGACGAGTCGAGGATGCCTTCGCGGCGCGCGAGCGTGAACGTGTCGTCCGCTCGCAGGGAGCCGGCGCGTGGGTCGAGCGGGCACGGGAGGATGCGCAGGTGATCCTCGATCACCTGGCACGTCCTGCGCGCCATCGCTTCGCCCGCACCGGCGTCCTCACCTTCGGATATCGCGTCGACGAAGTGGATCACGTATCCGCCCGTATCGTTCGCTACCTCCGAGACGGCGAGGCTCTCACGGTCGAGCAGCTGCGCTCCGCCGCGTTCCGCATGCAGCGCGGCGGGTACCGCGAGGAGCAGGTGGATGCTCTGCTCGACGCGACGATCGACGTCATCCTCGCGGTCCGCTGA
- a CDS encoding transglycosylase SLT domain-containing protein, whose amino-acid sequence MNLERSNASLVPAAVATSARRGTRRWSRRRGVVGVFSAIAVVGFAGAMVAPTGVALADKATADTPDSAYSLALADTQNLTVTVEGAEIAPIARGDFEVYVKPKPKPKPVVAETTSGGSSGGGGPVMYSGGGAPAEWMAAAGIAQADMGYVDYIVSRESGWNPNATNSSSGACGLVQALPCSKVPGNGYNPVDNLRWATGYATGRYGSWAGAYSFWTNNHWW is encoded by the coding sequence ATGAACCTCGAACGAAGCAACGCCTCCCTGGTGCCGGCAGCGGTGGCGACCTCTGCGCGCCGCGGCACCCGTCGATGGTCTCGTCGGCGCGGAGTCGTCGGTGTCTTCAGCGCGATCGCCGTCGTCGGATTCGCCGGAGCCATGGTGGCTCCGACCGGTGTCGCACTGGCCGACAAGGCAACAGCCGACACCCCGGACTCCGCGTACTCGCTTGCATTGGCCGACACTCAGAACCTCACGGTGACGGTCGAAGGCGCCGAGATCGCGCCGATCGCCCGTGGCGATTTCGAGGTCTACGTCAAGCCGAAGCCCAAGCCGAAGCCGGTTGTCGCTGAGACCACGTCGGGCGGCTCCAGCGGCGGAGGCGGACCTGTCATGTACAGCGGCGGCGGTGCGCCGGCCGAGTGGATGGCTGCGGCAGGCATCGCCCAGGCCGACATGGGTTACGTGGACTACATCGTCTCGCGCGAGAGCGGTTGGAATCCCAACGCCACCAACTCCTCGTCGGGAGCGTGTGGTCTCGTGCAGGCATTGCCGTGCAGCAAGGTCCCCGGCAACGGGTACAACCCTGTCGACAACCTTCGTTGGGCGACCGGTTACGCGACGGGTCGCTACGGGAGTTGGGCCGGGGCGTACAGCTTCTGGACCAACAACCACTGGTGGTGA
- a CDS encoding alpha/beta hydrolase, which produces MEIRGPLELPARREDIELQTADGLTLVGELATPETGEPTATLVTLHPLPTAGGFMDSHILRKASARLPALADLAVLRFNTRGTTSPRGTSDGAFDGGASEQFDVAAAMDFVRERALPRPWLVGWSFGTELALKYGREHDIEGVILLSPPLHRATAEEVAAWAGTDHRVVVLVPEFDDYLRPDEARTRFASIPQATLIAVEGGKHLWVGETQTRTVLTEIVAAVNPEALPLPTHWPAV; this is translated from the coding sequence ATCGAGATTCGTGGACCGTTGGAACTGCCGGCACGTCGAGAGGACATCGAGCTGCAGACGGCCGACGGACTCACTCTCGTCGGTGAGCTGGCGACGCCGGAGACGGGGGAGCCGACGGCCACGCTCGTCACGCTGCACCCACTGCCGACCGCGGGTGGGTTCATGGACTCGCACATCCTCCGCAAGGCCTCGGCGCGTCTCCCGGCGCTGGCCGACCTCGCCGTGCTTCGCTTCAACACCCGAGGGACGACGTCGCCGCGGGGAACGAGCGACGGTGCGTTCGACGGCGGAGCGTCCGAGCAGTTCGATGTCGCGGCCGCCATGGACTTCGTCCGTGAGCGCGCGTTGCCTCGCCCCTGGCTGGTGGGGTGGTCCTTCGGAACCGAGCTCGCCTTGAAGTACGGGCGTGAGCACGACATCGAAGGCGTCATCCTGCTCTCCCCGCCGCTGCACAGGGCGACTGCCGAAGAGGTTGCCGCGTGGGCGGGCACGGACCACCGCGTGGTGGTTCTCGTTCCGGAGTTCGATGACTACCTGCGTCCGGACGAAGCACGGACACGCTTCGCCTCGATCCCGCAGGCGACGCTGATCGCCGTCGAGGGCGGGAAGCATCTGTGGGTCGGCGAGACCCAGACGCGCACCGTGCTCACGGAGATCGTCGCCGCAGTGAATCCCGAGGCGCTGCCGCTGCCCACGCACTGGCCGGCAGTCTGA
- a CDS encoding AI-2E family transporter translates to MKIHNPFRTALVATLGVGLGILLIGSVQSLSTVFLYLGTALFLSLGLDPVVAYLERRRLPRWLAVLVTIVGVLGVFTGIVLMVLPMIVSQITQLIDQITRLVSRPTLLSDIEEWITGVFPNLDVQRVLVEAQTWLIDNMGDITNKVINASVSIVAGLFGAFIVLILTIYLTASTPSLKRAVYQLAPASRRERFIDLADQITDSVGYYVMGQLSLGVINGLLSAVFLSIIQAPFPAVLAVIAFFFSLIPLVGTLTGSTLIVLICLIPGLGSPATAIAAGIYYLIYMQIEAYVISPRIMSRAVSVPGAVVVVAALAGGSLLGLLGALIAIPVAASILIIYRQVLIPRMNEL, encoded by the coding sequence ATGAAGATTCACAACCCCTTCCGCACCGCCCTGGTGGCGACGCTCGGCGTGGGGTTGGGCATCCTGCTGATCGGTAGCGTGCAGAGTCTGTCGACCGTGTTCCTGTACCTCGGCACGGCGCTCTTCCTCAGCCTCGGACTCGATCCGGTCGTCGCGTATCTCGAGCGGCGGCGACTGCCTCGCTGGCTCGCGGTGCTCGTGACCATCGTCGGCGTTCTCGGCGTCTTCACCGGCATCGTCCTCATGGTGCTGCCGATGATCGTGTCGCAGATCACGCAACTGATCGACCAGATCACCCGACTCGTCAGCCGCCCGACGCTCCTCTCCGACATCGAGGAGTGGATCACCGGAGTCTTCCCCAATCTCGATGTGCAGCGTGTGCTCGTCGAAGCTCAGACCTGGCTCATCGACAATATGGGCGACATCACCAATAAGGTGATCAACGCGAGCGTGTCGATCGTCGCAGGGCTCTTCGGCGCTTTCATCGTGCTCATCCTCACGATCTACCTCACCGCCTCCACTCCGTCGCTCAAGCGCGCGGTCTACCAGCTGGCTCCTGCTTCCCGCCGGGAGCGGTTCATCGACCTGGCCGACCAGATCACCGACTCCGTCGGCTACTACGTGATGGGGCAGCTCTCCCTCGGTGTGATCAACGGCCTGCTGAGCGCGGTCTTCCTGTCGATCATCCAAGCGCCGTTCCCGGCGGTGCTCGCCGTCATCGCCTTCTTCTTCTCTCTGATCCCGCTGGTCGGCACCCTCACGGGCTCGACGCTGATCGTGCTCATCTGCCTGATTCCGGGGCTGGGCTCACCCGCCACCGCGATCGCCGCGGGGATCTACTACCTGATCTACATGCAGATCGAGGCGTACGTGATCTCGCCGCGCATCATGAGCCGGGCCGTGTCCGTTCCCGGCGCCGTGGTCGTCGTCGCCGCCCTTGCCGGCGGCAGCCTCCTGGGACTTCTGGGGGCGCTCATCGCGATCCCGGTCGCAGCGAGCATCCTGATCATCTACCGTCAGGTACTCATCCCCCGGATGAACGAACTCTGA
- a CDS encoding glycosyl transferase, with protein MRFVWAVVAFVLAAVLIGAGIAQRTIFVGPSSEQTKVEVEEPAPFVLMDGDVLRTNPGAQTLLIRGDGDIFAAYGRTTDLEAWLAESDYNHVSVAKDGGFDVEHIAATTDETDAEAGSEEPAAHNPVGSDLWLDSFTDTDALITDKMQLPEGMSVLIAYDGSKPAPDDIVVSWPLDTSTPLAGPLMAAGGAALFVGLVLYVLGIRHQRRGRGPRRKGPGPLPVTEPIDIAALPASERAALDAPSDAAAAPQDTGSEDVQDAEIVEEDKNPGTVKSMAAARRPRRLLALPAIGLIAVLATGCSSDSWPQFDSATATPSPSPTVIAPENQKPPAVTETQATRILQEISSTLVEADTDLDLDLAKTRLDGPALTARTTEYALRKALPKTTPPSAIPTDKVEVVLPEATDRWPRTVLMLSKSTSDDTIPPVILTMTQQDPWTNYKVTNMAEMSADVALPEVAAAWLGTSLVPDDSAFLSVPPADLAKAFADVVDTGEKSESYGLFDDVALGLATAIRDSRQEIVQNLKDNGASTTSKTAFEMSPMDSPPVSMTTLGSGAIVSVVVADKERVTPSVADAVIRLKDSNAPAKALTGVSESAKGFETVYSFQLFFAVPAQGSTEQVRLLAVHQDLVSVKVIK; from the coding sequence GTGCGTTTCGTATGGGCCGTCGTGGCCTTCGTGCTGGCCGCGGTTCTGATCGGGGCGGGGATCGCTCAGCGAACCATCTTCGTCGGTCCGTCCTCGGAGCAGACGAAGGTCGAGGTCGAAGAACCGGCACCCTTCGTGCTCATGGACGGTGACGTGTTGCGCACCAATCCGGGAGCCCAGACTCTTCTCATCCGTGGCGACGGCGATATCTTCGCGGCGTACGGACGCACCACCGACCTTGAGGCGTGGCTGGCCGAATCGGACTACAACCATGTCTCGGTGGCGAAGGACGGTGGCTTCGACGTCGAACACATCGCCGCGACGACCGACGAGACGGACGCCGAAGCCGGTTCGGAAGAGCCGGCGGCCCATAACCCAGTCGGATCGGACCTCTGGCTCGATTCCTTCACCGATACCGATGCCCTGATCACCGACAAGATGCAGTTGCCGGAGGGCATGAGCGTTCTGATCGCGTACGACGGGTCGAAGCCCGCTCCGGATGACATCGTCGTCTCCTGGCCGCTGGACACGTCGACACCTCTGGCTGGACCGCTGATGGCTGCCGGAGGGGCTGCGCTCTTCGTGGGCCTGGTGCTCTACGTCCTCGGCATCCGCCACCAGCGCCGTGGTCGCGGACCCCGACGCAAGGGCCCCGGTCCGCTGCCTGTGACCGAGCCCATCGACATCGCCGCTCTTCCTGCCTCCGAGCGCGCGGCGCTCGATGCGCCCTCCGATGCCGCCGCGGCCCCCCAGGACACCGGCTCCGAAGACGTACAGGATGCGGAGATCGTGGAAGAGGACAAGAACCCGGGAACCGTGAAGTCGATGGCGGCCGCCCGTCGCCCTCGTCGTCTGCTCGCACTTCCGGCGATCGGTTTGATCGCCGTGCTCGCCACCGGCTGCTCGTCGGACTCCTGGCCACAGTTCGACAGCGCGACGGCAACACCTTCTCCGTCCCCTACAGTGATCGCCCCGGAGAACCAGAAGCCTCCTGCGGTCACGGAGACGCAGGCGACGCGGATTCTGCAGGAGATCTCATCGACGCTCGTCGAGGCGGACACCGATCTCGATCTCGACCTCGCGAAGACCCGTCTGGACGGCCCCGCTCTCACAGCGCGGACGACCGAGTATGCGTTGCGCAAGGCACTTCCGAAGACGACACCGCCCTCTGCGATCCCGACCGACAAGGTCGAGGTCGTGCTCCCCGAAGCGACCGACCGCTGGCCGCGCACCGTGCTCATGCTCTCCAAGAGCACGAGTGACGATACGATCCCGCCCGTGATCCTCACGATGACGCAGCAGGATCCGTGGACGAACTACAAGGTCACGAACATGGCCGAGATGTCGGCCGATGTCGCTCTGCCGGAGGTGGCCGCCGCGTGGCTCGGTACCTCCCTCGTGCCGGACGACTCGGCGTTCCTCTCCGTTCCGCCCGCTGATCTCGCGAAAGCTTTCGCCGATGTGGTCGACACGGGCGAGAAGAGCGAGTCCTACGGGCTGTTCGACGATGTGGCACTGGGACTCGCGACAGCGATCCGGGACAGTCGCCAGGAGATCGTTCAGAACCTGAAGGACAACGGCGCATCCACGACATCGAAGACCGCCTTCGAGATGTCTCCGATGGATTCGCCGCCGGTGTCCATGACCACTCTCGGCAGCGGAGCCATCGTCAGTGTGGTCGTCGCCGACAAGGAGCGCGTGACGCCGTCGGTGGCGGATGCGGTGATCCGACTCAAGGACAGCAATGCGCCGGCGAAGGCGTTGACGGGCGTATCGGAATCCGCGAAGGGCTTCGAGACCGTCTACTCGTTCCAGCTGTTCTTCGCGGTGCCCGCTCAGGGATCGACGGAGCAGGTCCGGCTTCTCGCCGTGCACCAGGATCTCGTATCAGTGAAGGTGATCAAGTGA